The following coding sequences are from one Kushneria phosphatilytica window:
- a CDS encoding FAD-binding oxidoreductase, with translation MTETTSAHTTPFHAGEREAQRRAGVARQAAASGSFIRDYMPEQHREFFSSLPFLVMAAGDDEGRPWVTLLEGEEGFIDTPNARTLAMTASLGRDDPLASALHAGADVGLLGIELATRRRNRLNGAVRSTDGCLMLEVQQSFGNCPQYIHEREWQRVAPVTVPEATVSEALDAGQRARIETADTFFIGSAFAGNETDEAAGGVPRSRGYDASHRGGEPGFVRVTERGTLQFPDYPGNNFFNTLGNLIRDPRVGLAFVDFETGGLLQMTGRACIDWAPQQTHDPNAKRLIEVTVEQVVDRPGALSLRWWQAQAPLQLKVVDRVVESDRITSFYLADAGGGALPSFQAGQYLPIELDVPGQPGLVRRSYSLSGAPQGGGWRLSIKREEHGIASRFLHDTVTIGDRIAARPPSGDFVLPRDSRPVVLVSAGVGITPMLSMLHALVAERDARPVWFVHGARNGAAHAFREEVEALVAASGETTAAKTATGPIKHRIFYSAPEANDRPGEDYDAEGRITAEALLALGAGSESHYLLCGPARFLAELSADLEAGGVPSECIEFETFGPAG, from the coding sequence ATGACGGAGACGACGTCTGCGCATACGACACCTTTTCATGCGGGAGAGCGCGAAGCTCAGCGGCGAGCCGGTGTTGCACGTCAGGCAGCCGCTTCCGGGAGCTTCATTCGCGATTATATGCCCGAGCAGCATCGTGAATTTTTCTCCAGTCTGCCGTTTCTGGTCATGGCGGCCGGCGACGATGAAGGTCGCCCATGGGTGACGCTGCTGGAGGGAGAAGAAGGCTTCATCGATACCCCCAATGCGCGGACACTGGCCATGACGGCCTCGCTCGGGCGCGATGATCCGCTGGCCTCGGCGCTGCATGCCGGCGCCGATGTCGGCCTGTTGGGGATCGAACTGGCCACGCGTCGCCGCAATCGACTCAATGGTGCGGTTCGCTCGACGGATGGCTGCCTGATGCTTGAAGTACAGCAGAGCTTTGGCAACTGTCCGCAGTACATCCACGAGCGAGAGTGGCAGCGGGTTGCCCCCGTTACTGTGCCCGAGGCGACTGTCTCGGAAGCCCTGGACGCCGGTCAGCGCGCGCGTATCGAAACGGCGGATACGTTTTTCATCGGTTCTGCCTTTGCAGGAAATGAGACCGATGAAGCGGCAGGGGGAGTACCTCGATCCCGCGGTTACGATGCCTCGCATCGCGGCGGTGAGCCGGGGTTCGTGCGCGTTACCGAGCGGGGGACGCTGCAGTTCCCGGATTATCCGGGTAACAACTTTTTCAACACGCTGGGCAATCTGATTCGCGACCCGAGGGTAGGGCTGGCGTTTGTCGATTTCGAGACGGGGGGACTGCTGCAGATGACCGGCCGTGCCTGTATCGACTGGGCGCCACAGCAAACGCATGATCCGAACGCGAAGCGGCTGATCGAGGTAACGGTGGAGCAGGTAGTGGACCGCCCGGGCGCACTATCACTGCGATGGTGGCAGGCGCAGGCGCCGTTGCAGCTCAAGGTCGTTGACAGAGTGGTCGAAAGCGATCGGATCACCTCCTTTTATCTGGCGGATGCCGGAGGTGGAGCGCTTCCCTCGTTTCAGGCTGGCCAGTACCTGCCCATCGAGCTGGACGTGCCGGGGCAGCCGGGTCTTGTCCGACGCAGTTACTCGCTTTCCGGAGCGCCGCAGGGCGGGGGTTGGCGGCTCAGTATCAAGCGCGAGGAACATGGCATTGCTTCACGCTTTTTACACGATACGGTAACCATCGGCGACCGGATCGCGGCGCGGCCGCCCTCGGGCGACTTCGTGCTGCCTCGCGACTCTCGACCGGTGGTACTGGTCAGTGCCGGTGTGGGGATCACGCCGATGCTGTCGATGCTGCATGCGCTCGTGGCCGAACGGGATGCCCGCCCGGTCTGGTTCGTGCATGGCGCGCGTAACGGCGCGGCGCACGCGTTCAGGGAAGAGGTCGAAGCGCTGGTGGCTGCTTCCGGTGAGACAACGGCCGCCAAAACCGCCACTGGTCCTATCAAACACCGGATTTTTTACAGCGCACCCGAGGCGAATGATCGCCCCGGAGAGGATTACGATGCCGAAGGCAGGATCACGGCGGAGGCACTGCTGGCGCTGGGGGCCGGCAGCGAGTCGCACTATCTGCTCTGTGGTCCGGCCCGATTTCTCGCTGAACTCAGCGCTGATCTGGAGGCCGGGGGCGTCCCGTCAGAGTGTATCGAATTCGAAACGTTCGGACCGGCGGGCTAG
- a CDS encoding DUF2231 domain-containing protein — protein sequence MIATAERTPRSGLAPLHGILLAGTFPLFLGAALSDYSYSSSFHIQWATFASWLIVGGLVFNGFALLFAIAGLFRSHGHRGSATIYCLLLLASGVLGFINALVHARDAWAMMPTGLVLSIVMTVLAFVASWIGYARLGAGGQS from the coding sequence GTGATCGCTACTGCCGAACGAACGCCTCGAAGTGGGTTGGCCCCACTTCATGGCATATTACTTGCTGGCACCTTTCCTCTTTTCCTGGGTGCCGCCCTGAGCGATTACAGTTATTCGTCGAGTTTTCACATCCAGTGGGCAACCTTTGCCTCCTGGCTGATCGTCGGCGGTCTCGTCTTCAATGGCTTTGCCTTGTTGTTCGCCATCGCCGGGCTTTTTCGCAGCCATGGTCATCGTGGTTCAGCGACCATCTACTGTTTGTTACTACTGGCCAGTGGTGTGCTGGGCTTTATCAATGCGCTGGTGCATGCCCGGGATGCGTGGGCGATGATGCCCACCGGTCTTGTGCTATCGATCGTCATGACCGTGCTGGCGTTCGTGGCCAGCTGGATCGGTTATGCCCGTCTCGGCGCCGGAGGCCAGTCATGA
- a CDS encoding glycoside hydrolase family 3 protein → MSDVNLAKRSAEILNNCLYANIATSRNDVPWNTPATALPDNELNFYWSSWRLAEHSRNIAANSSIFMTFYDSTRARGTNNLRCLYLQCVAREVSDPEEARKAFGLLYPGESVELTNPLDEGVKRFYCAEPKQAWLNCLSEKELEPDTLKMRTEVPLDELRQALR, encoded by the coding sequence GTGAGTGATGTGAACCTGGCGAAACGGTCGGCCGAGATCCTGAACAATTGCCTCTACGCCAACATTGCGACATCGCGCAACGATGTGCCCTGGAATACACCGGCTACGGCATTGCCGGATAACGAGCTGAACTTCTACTGGTCGTCCTGGCGATTGGCGGAGCACTCCCGAAACATTGCTGCCAATAGTTCGATATTCATGACCTTTTATGATTCGACGCGGGCGAGAGGCACCAACAATCTGAGGTGCCTTTATCTGCAGTGTGTTGCGCGGGAGGTCTCGGATCCGGAGGAAGCGCGCAAGGCTTTCGGCTTGCTCTATCCCGGTGAAAGCGTTGAGCTGACTAACCCTCTTGATGAGGGCGTCAAGCGTTTTTACTGCGCCGAGCCAAAACAGGCCTGGTTGAATTGCCTTTCCGAGAAGGAGCTGGAACCCGACACGCTGAAGATGAGAACGGAAGTTCCCCTGGATGAGCTCAGGCAGGCATTGCGCTGA
- a CDS encoding glutathione S-transferase family protein: MSNVDTLSTAQPSALTEAPVKLYRNPKSGHCHRVELMLALLGVPYENIDLDMANGAHREPAYLKISPLGQVPAIDDNGITLADSNAIITYLVERYGEPALWIGGDPLEKARVQRWLSIAAGEIAHGPCAARLVTVFNAPLDHEAAKASSHTLLAMMEAHLDGRKWLVSDHPTLADIAGYSYIAHAPEGGVSLDPYPQVRAWLSRIEALPHFVGMARSPVLA; encoded by the coding sequence ATGTCGAACGTCGATACCCTGAGTACTGCCCAGCCCTCGGCCCTGACTGAGGCGCCGGTAAAACTCTATCGCAATCCGAAATCCGGCCACTGCCATCGGGTCGAGCTGATGCTCGCGCTGCTGGGCGTGCCTTATGAAAATATCGATCTCGATATGGCCAATGGCGCTCATCGCGAGCCGGCCTACCTGAAGATCAGTCCGCTGGGGCAGGTGCCGGCCATCGATGACAACGGCATTACGCTGGCGGACTCCAACGCCATTATTACCTACCTGGTCGAGCGCTATGGCGAGCCTGCCCTCTGGATTGGTGGCGATCCGCTCGAGAAGGCGCGGGTCCAGCGCTGGCTCTCCATCGCGGCCGGCGAGATCGCCCACGGCCCCTGTGCCGCGCGGCTGGTGACGGTGTTCAACGCCCCCCTCGACCACGAAGCCGCCAAGGCGAGTTCGCATACCCTGCTGGCGATGATGGAGGCGCATCTCGACGGCCGCAAATGGCTGGTGAGCGATCATCCGACCCTGGCTGATATCGCCGGCTACAGCTATATCGCCCATGCGCCGGAGGGTGGTGTGAGCCTCGATCCCTACCCGCAGGTGCGCGCCTGGCTGTCACGTATCGAGGCGCTGCCGCATTTCGTCGGCATGGCACGCTCGCCGGTGCTCGCCTGA
- a CDS encoding DUF2252 domain-containing protein, whose amino-acid sequence MTSPTEQTRKALYEQAQQQEIPGRSSMSKEELAAALEHHATKAPAPVVATRYETFKRLAEAVAAGEFVLLPRALTGYERRKHVRQTLREDHATRIAAGSEEAESKFDKLSDSLYSFFRGTALLFYRDMAGDDAWMPTVLALGDVHPENFGVMPNVNNVPIFSVNDFDEAYYAPFTWDIKRGAVGFMIAAETEGELKRKQQIKVVRHFVQGYIEGTQRLAREGTEQDEEMRFDNAPPLIRDLFEDAHEERAEWLMGDYLDETGSRFRSTEKLVPITSRREEFQKITDRLIRENNIEVPQRAEGMRVKDVAIRLDQGTASLGLNRYYVLIEGPERDGTDDLIIEYKQARRSALSGLVPPSSYEMDTRAERISHAQAVHLSHGDRFYGHVEFDGLSYMSRERAPFRDDIDLDDLSKSEWKNYARICGGVLAHVHALSDESGRIDYDIEPAIMNAIEPAELFIEDMVEFTTEAADRLRRDHEMFREDHARGAFEHLDWVHR is encoded by the coding sequence ATGACCAGCCCAACAGAACAGACGCGCAAGGCCCTCTATGAGCAGGCCCAGCAGCAGGAGATTCCGGGGCGCTCCTCGATGAGCAAGGAGGAACTGGCCGCAGCACTTGAGCATCATGCAACCAAGGCGCCAGCGCCGGTGGTGGCGACACGTTATGAGACCTTCAAACGCCTGGCCGAGGCGGTGGCGGCCGGAGAGTTCGTGCTACTCCCGCGAGCACTGACCGGCTACGAGCGCCGCAAGCACGTCCGTCAGACATTGCGCGAGGATCACGCCACCCGCATCGCGGCAGGCTCCGAGGAGGCCGAAAGCAAGTTCGACAAGCTCTCCGATTCGCTCTACTCGTTCTTTCGTGGCACGGCGCTGCTGTTTTATCGCGACATGGCCGGCGACGATGCCTGGATGCCCACCGTACTCGCACTGGGTGATGTGCATCCCGAGAACTTCGGCGTCATGCCCAACGTCAACAATGTGCCGATCTTCTCGGTCAACGACTTCGACGAGGCCTATTACGCCCCGTTCACCTGGGACATCAAACGTGGTGCTGTCGGCTTCATGATTGCCGCAGAGACCGAAGGCGAGCTCAAACGCAAGCAGCAGATCAAGGTGGTGCGCCACTTCGTGCAGGGGTATATCGAAGGGACGCAGCGGCTGGCGCGCGAGGGCACCGAGCAGGATGAAGAGATGCGCTTCGACAACGCGCCGCCGCTCATCCGTGACCTGTTCGAGGATGCCCATGAAGAGCGTGCCGAATGGCTGATGGGTGATTACCTCGATGAGACCGGAAGTCGCTTTCGCTCGACCGAAAAACTGGTACCGATCACCTCGCGGCGGGAGGAATTTCAAAAGATCACCGATCGGCTGATCCGGGAGAATAATATCGAAGTGCCCCAACGTGCCGAGGGCATGCGCGTGAAGGACGTAGCGATCCGCCTCGACCAGGGCACCGCCTCGCTGGGTCTCAACCGCTACTACGTATTGATCGAGGGCCCCGAGCGGGATGGCACCGATGACCTGATCATCGAATACAAACAGGCCCGACGCTCCGCCCTCTCCGGGCTGGTACCACCTTCTTCCTATGAGATGGACACCCGCGCCGAGCGCATCAGCCACGCCCAGGCGGTCCACCTGAGCCACGGCGACCGATTCTACGGCCATGTCGAGTTCGATGGCCTGAGCTACATGTCACGCGAGCGCGCACCGTTTCGTGATGATATCGATCTCGATGATCTCTCCAAAAGCGAATGGAAAAACTACGCCCGCATTTGCGGCGGCGTGCTGGCTCATGTACACGCCCTCTCCGATGAATCCGGACGCATCGATTACGACATCGAACCGGCGATCATGAACGCCATTGAGCCGGCGGAACTGTTTATCGAGGATATGGTGGAATTTACTACGGAAGCCGCCGATCGCCTGCGCCGCGATCATGAGATGTTTCGCGAGGATCACGCCCGGGGCGCGTTCGAGCACCTGGACTGGGTGCATCGGTGA
- a CDS encoding amino acid deaminase, which translates to MTAASPADRLPATLEKGAPVASHASLLQGVSLPAAAIFEAPLAHNLAWMQRFADAHGARLAPHGKTTMTPGLFRRQLAAGAWGITLATAIQCRAAFAAGVERLLLANQLVGEPNMAIIAELIEAGAEFHCVVDGADNVAALGRYFAARGQRLNVLIELGVPGGRCGCRDADQVAALVAAIAEQPALVLAGIEGYEGMISGGDEVAAVCAYGERLVETVRALRASGVLQREAPIVTASGSKWFDLIAEAFDRAELREHYMPVLRPGCYVVHDHRLYAGAMAAVKARHPGLEGELKPALEVFAHVQSLPEPGLAIVALGKRDIGHEPDLPLPLRLYPVASTTTATPRDVSAWRTTHIMDQHVFLAIPDDAEVAVGDVIAFGTSHPCLTFDKWRRVLLVDDALGVREVMETRF; encoded by the coding sequence ATGACTGCTGCTAGCCCCGCCGACAGGTTGCCGGCGACTCTCGAGAAAGGCGCGCCCGTGGCGTCGCATGCCAGCCTGCTGCAGGGTGTGTCGCTGCCGGCGGCGGCGATCTTCGAGGCGCCGCTGGCGCACAACCTGGCGTGGATGCAGCGCTTCGCCGATGCCCATGGCGCCCGTCTCGCGCCGCACGGCAAGACCACCATGACGCCTGGGCTGTTCCGGCGGCAGCTCGCCGCCGGCGCCTGGGGCATTACCTTGGCCACCGCGATACAGTGCCGGGCGGCCTTCGCTGCCGGGGTCGAGCGATTGCTGCTCGCCAACCAGCTGGTCGGTGAGCCCAACATGGCGATCATCGCCGAGCTGATCGAGGCCGGTGCCGAGTTCCATTGTGTGGTCGACGGGGCGGATAACGTCGCTGCGCTGGGGCGTTATTTTGCTGCTCGCGGGCAGAGGCTCAACGTGCTGATCGAGCTGGGTGTGCCGGGCGGGCGCTGCGGCTGTCGCGATGCTGACCAGGTTGCAGCGCTGGTGGCGGCGATCGCCGAGCAGCCGGCCCTGGTGCTGGCCGGTATCGAAGGTTACGAGGGCATGATCTCAGGTGGCGACGAGGTGGCCGCGGTGTGCGCTTACGGCGAACGGTTGGTGGAGACCGTCAGGGCACTGCGGGCTAGCGGGGTACTCCAGCGCGAGGCGCCGATCGTCACCGCCTCCGGGTCGAAGTGGTTCGATCTGATCGCCGAAGCATTCGACCGCGCGGAGTTGCGCGAGCACTACATGCCAGTGCTGCGCCCGGGATGCTACGTGGTCCACGATCACCGGCTCTACGCCGGCGCCATGGCCGCGGTGAAGGCGCGTCATCCCGGGCTCGAGGGTGAGCTCAAGCCGGCGCTCGAGGTGTTTGCCCACGTACAGTCACTGCCCGAGCCGGGACTGGCGATCGTCGCTCTGGGCAAGCGTGACATCGGTCATGAGCCGGACCTGCCGTTGCCGCTGCGGTTGTATCCAGTGGCTTCGACGACGACCGCGACGCCAAGAGACGTGAGCGCCTGGCGCACCACGCATATCATGGATCAGCACGTCTTTTTGGCCATTCCCGACGATGCCGAGGTGGCGGTCGGCGACGTGATCGCCTTCGGTACTTCGCATCCCTGTCTGACCTTCGACAAATGGCGCCGGGTGCTGCTGGTTGATGACGCACTGGGCGTGCGAGAGGTAATGGAAACCCGGTTCTGA
- a CDS encoding DeoR/GlpR family DNA-binding transcription regulator, whose protein sequence is MLNVPETRQQQLLARLASGEQLIAQELAREFGVSLDTIRRDIIALEQQGRAQRVRGGAVSTAPASAPLQYRVSTHTRAIDAIVARAASLTDDVDTLLLDGGSTVLAFAERLQPKTGLLVMTPSPWVAVACQKNGIDVFMLGGQLSVRGGVNVGDTALLATASLYADIAVLGACGLDAEFGLSVDDLQEAYLKHAMSGAAQRTLVLAAREKIGRRARHRAVALEEIDCLITDAGSEDVAAFGSSAMEILHA, encoded by the coding sequence ATGCTCAACGTCCCCGAAACCCGACAGCAGCAGCTACTGGCCAGACTTGCCAGTGGCGAACAACTGATCGCGCAGGAGCTCGCGAGAGAGTTCGGCGTCTCACTGGATACCATCCGCCGGGACATCATTGCCCTCGAACAACAGGGCAGGGCACAACGGGTTCGAGGTGGGGCGGTGTCGACTGCTCCGGCCTCGGCGCCTCTGCAATATCGGGTTTCGACCCACACGCGAGCCATCGATGCCATTGTCGCTCGGGCGGCAAGCCTGACCGACGATGTGGATACCTTGCTGCTTGATGGCGGCAGCACGGTACTTGCATTCGCCGAGCGACTGCAGCCGAAGACAGGGCTACTGGTCATGACCCCTTCGCCATGGGTCGCGGTAGCCTGTCAGAAAAATGGCATTGACGTTTTCATGCTGGGCGGCCAGTTGAGTGTGCGAGGCGGGGTCAATGTCGGCGATACAGCTCTATTGGCTACGGCAAGCCTTTATGCAGACATCGCCGTACTCGGCGCCTGCGGTCTTGATGCCGAATTCGGGCTCAGCGTTGACGACCTGCAGGAAGCGTATCTCAAGCACGCCATGTCCGGGGCCGCGCAGAGAACCCTGGTACTGGCCGCACGCGAGAAGATCGGGCGCCGCGCGCGCCACAGGGCAGTCGCTCTCGAGGAGATCGACTGTTTGATCACTGATGCCGGGTCGGAAGACGTAGCGGCATTCGGCAGCTCGGCTATGGAGATTCTGCATGCCTGA
- a CDS encoding PQQ-dependent sugar dehydrogenase — MLLIVSSASAAEGDPQYGPNPELPAPQRGLLPNMTVPERAPWGDHRPTVPEGYSIQAIATDLKVPRHTLVLPNGDILVAEGKGGGNAPKLRPKDFIAGLIKSRGTTSVKGGDRLTLLRDGDDDGRYEMQTVFADDLNAPYGLALVGNDLYVANQDALVRFDYREGQTRASSAPEVITELPAEINHHWTKALTASADGRYLYVGIGSNSNITERGMAAEVDRARIWEIDPGTGAHRTYATGIRNPTALTIQPGTGQLWAVANERDELGPNLVPDYLTSIQEGGFYGWPYSYWGQHVDPRVRPQNSQKVKSAIAPDYSLGSHRAPLGVDFSNAAVGGQFTQGVFIGEHGSWNRSNPAGYKVVFVPFENGHPAGDPVDFVSGFLTGDGKTRGRPVGVTVAPDGSVIVADDMSNTVWRITRDGNDSTQRKDDMNAASATEAEDRASSSTKDESTSEGDGTTDDEAPTTTA, encoded by the coding sequence ATGCTGCTGATCGTCAGCAGTGCCAGTGCCGCTGAAGGTGACCCGCAGTACGGCCCCAATCCCGAATTGCCTGCACCACAGCGTGGGCTTTTGCCCAACATGACGGTCCCGGAACGCGCTCCATGGGGAGACCACAGACCGACCGTGCCCGAGGGCTATTCGATTCAGGCCATTGCCACAGATCTGAAGGTACCGCGTCATACGCTGGTACTGCCCAACGGCGATATCCTCGTTGCAGAAGGCAAGGGAGGTGGCAATGCGCCGAAACTCAGGCCCAAGGACTTCATTGCCGGATTGATCAAGTCCAGGGGGACGACCTCGGTTAAAGGTGGAGATCGACTCACCCTGCTGCGCGATGGTGATGATGACGGCCGCTATGAGATGCAGACGGTTTTCGCCGACGATCTCAATGCCCCCTACGGGCTTGCCCTGGTCGGTAATGATCTCTATGTCGCCAATCAGGATGCACTGGTGCGTTTCGATTACCGCGAGGGGCAGACCCGGGCCAGCAGCGCACCCGAGGTGATTACCGAACTGCCTGCCGAAATCAATCACCACTGGACCAAGGCGCTAACGGCAAGCGCCGATGGCCGTTACCTTTATGTCGGTATCGGCTCCAATAGCAACATTACCGAGCGCGGCATGGCGGCAGAAGTCGATCGGGCCCGAATCTGGGAAATCGACCCCGGTACCGGCGCCCACCGAACCTACGCAACCGGCATACGCAATCCTACGGCATTGACCATTCAGCCGGGCACGGGCCAGCTTTGGGCGGTGGCAAACGAACGTGATGAGCTCGGCCCCAATCTGGTGCCCGACTACCTCACCTCCATCCAGGAAGGCGGCTTCTACGGATGGCCCTACAGCTACTGGGGGCAGCATGTCGATCCCCGCGTTCGCCCGCAAAATTCGCAGAAGGTCAAATCAGCCATCGCACCGGATTACAGCCTCGGCTCGCATCGGGCCCCGCTCGGCGTCGACTTTTCCAACGCTGCCGTGGGCGGTCAATTCACGCAAGGTGTCTTCATCGGGGAGCATGGCAGTTGGAACCGTTCGAACCCTGCCGGCTACAAGGTCGTTTTCGTCCCGTTCGAGAATGGTCATCCTGCCGGCGACCCCGTTGATTTTGTTTCCGGGTTCCTCACCGGGGACGGAAAAACACGCGGCCGCCCGGTGGGCGTCACTGTGGCGCCGGATGGCTCGGTCATTGTGGCCGACGACATGAGCAACACGGTCTGGCGGATCACACGCGATGGCAATGACAGCACGCAGCGGAAGGATGACATGAACGCCGCCTCGGCCACCGAAGCCGAGGATCGCGCCTCCTCCTCGACGAAAGATGAATCCACTTCTGAAGGAGATGGCACGACTGACGACGAGGCGCCCACGACCACCGCCTGA
- a CDS encoding LysR family transcriptional regulator yields the protein MEDFESLRVFVCVASELSVTGAARLLGKSPSNVTTRLQKLEASIGAELLVRTGKSLALSAAGEVFLEYAERILSLRDESLHVVSGGQSPGTLRIGSMEATAASRLPELLAAFHQSFPEHRVKLSTSPSIRLLDDVRAGKLDGAFLAFPPSFIDSPLSEKLDVLGLAFCDAWEESLILLHPDTGIDNPGLEDVSVRTLAAFPPGCTYRSMAESCLQIPEHKEWVIQESPSYHVMVALACTGRCATVLPESVYRKMLPPDNLQCIPLGRVTTKLAWRKDYATPVFEDFRATLTNSMGG from the coding sequence GTGGAGGATTTTGAATCTCTCAGAGTGTTTGTCTGTGTTGCCAGTGAGCTGAGTGTGACCGGGGCGGCGCGTCTTTTGGGCAAGAGCCCTTCGAATGTCACCACGCGGTTGCAGAAACTGGAGGCAAGCATTGGTGCCGAGCTGCTGGTGAGAACCGGGAAAAGCCTTGCCCTGTCCGCCGCGGGTGAGGTCTTTCTGGAGTATGCCGAGCGCATCCTCAGCCTCCGGGATGAGTCCCTGCATGTCGTTTCGGGAGGCCAGTCTCCCGGAACTCTGCGAATCGGAAGCATGGAAGCCACGGCTGCGAGTCGTTTGCCAGAGCTTTTGGCAGCTTTTCATCAATCCTTCCCCGAGCATCGGGTGAAGCTCAGCACCAGCCCGTCAATCAGGCTGCTCGACGATGTTCGAGCGGGCAAACTCGATGGCGCCTTTCTGGCTTTTCCACCTTCGTTTATCGACAGCCCGCTGTCGGAAAAGCTGGATGTGCTGGGATTGGCCTTCTGCGATGCCTGGGAGGAGTCACTGATCCTGCTGCATCCGGATACGGGGATCGACAATCCCGGGCTGGAAGATGTTTCAGTCAGAACGCTGGCGGCATTCCCACCGGGGTGCACCTATCGAAGCATGGCGGAGAGCTGTCTGCAGATACCCGAGCACAAGGAGTGGGTCATCCAGGAGTCGCCGTCCTACCATGTGATGGTAGCGCTGGCGTGTACCGGACGATGTGCCACGGTACTGCCCGAGAGTGTTTATCGGAAGATGCTGCCGCCCGACAACCTGCAATGTATTCCGCTTGGCCGGGTGACCACGAAGCTGGCGTGGCGCAAGGACTATGCCACGCCTGTGTTCGAGGATTTTCGAGCCACGCTGACAAACAGCATGGGCGGGTAA
- a CDS encoding LysR family transcriptional regulator, with product MDRLQALKVFVAVAEAEGFARGARAAGISPPSATRAINTLEQTLGARLFTRSTRRVRLTDAGRAYLEDVREILTQLQAADDAASGAANTPVGQLRLTCPQEFGRIHVAPVLTDFLDAHPQVRADVLMVDRLVNLLEEGFDIAVRIGHLPSSDLTAIRIGQVRQVVCGSLAYFAERGLPQTPDDLTAHRLVAIGPASPLNEWRFGADRSQAVRVTPQLTVSSLAAAIDIARRGWGLCRVLSYQVGADLASGTLDTVLEAYEPAPLPIHLVHVEGRRAAARVRAFIDFATPRLREIEALHYGQSAGPLR from the coding sequence ATGGATCGACTACAGGCGCTGAAAGTCTTTGTGGCCGTGGCCGAGGCCGAAGGTTTCGCCCGGGGTGCCCGCGCAGCGGGAATCAGCCCGCCTTCTGCCACACGGGCCATCAACACGCTCGAGCAGACACTCGGCGCCCGGTTGTTCACCCGTTCGACCCGACGGGTCCGGCTGACCGACGCGGGCCGTGCGTATCTGGAAGACGTGCGGGAAATCCTCACCCAGCTGCAGGCAGCCGATGATGCGGCCTCGGGGGCGGCCAACACGCCGGTGGGGCAATTGCGACTCACCTGTCCGCAGGAGTTCGGACGCATACACGTGGCGCCGGTACTGACCGATTTTCTCGATGCACACCCGCAGGTGCGCGCCGATGTGCTGATGGTCGACCGCCTCGTCAATCTGCTTGAAGAAGGCTTTGATATCGCCGTGCGTATCGGCCACCTGCCCTCTTCCGATCTCACAGCCATCCGTATCGGACAGGTGCGCCAGGTCGTATGCGGATCGCTGGCATATTTCGCCGAGCGTGGGCTCCCGCAAACCCCGGACGATCTCACGGCTCATCGTCTCGTGGCGATCGGCCCTGCCAGTCCACTGAACGAGTGGCGGTTCGGCGCGGACAGATCACAGGCCGTCAGAGTGACGCCGCAACTTACGGTCAGCAGCCTGGCCGCCGCCATCGATATTGCCAGGCGGGGCTGGGGGCTGTGCCGCGTCCTGTCCTACCAGGTGGGCGCGGATCTTGCCTCAGGCACCCTCGACACCGTGCTGGAAGCGTACGAGCCTGCACCCCTGCCGATTCATCTCGTCCATGTCGAGGGGCGCCGAGCCGCCGCCAGGGTGCGGGCGTTCATCGATTTCGCCACACCGCGACTGCGCGAGATAGAAGCACTGCATTACGGCCAGAGCGCCGGGCCACTGCGCTAG
- a CDS encoding RidA family protein, whose protein sequence is MSITRYGTTGGVGTGGQSLPFARATQADGWLFVSGQTPMTDGEVVEGGIVEQTRLAFDNCLAIMHEAGYGVEDVVHVTAVLTDARYFSSFNKVFREIFGDHPPARICSVQDLVVDCKVEVDVKCYRAPTDR, encoded by the coding sequence ATGAGTATCACGCGCTATGGCACCACCGGTGGTGTCGGCACCGGCGGCCAGTCACTCCCCTTCGCCCGCGCCACCCAGGCCGACGGCTGGCTGTTTGTCTCCGGCCAGACGCCGATGACCGATGGCGAGGTCGTCGAAGGGGGCATCGTCGAGCAGACGCGCCTGGCCTTCGACAACTGCCTGGCGATCATGCACGAGGCCGGATACGGCGTCGAAGACGTGGTGCACGTCACCGCCGTGCTCACCGATGCCCGTTACTTCTCATCGTTCAACAAGGTCTTCAGGGAGATCTTCGGCGACCACCCCCCGGCGCGTATCTGCAGCGTCCAGGACCTGGTGGTCGACTGCAAGGTCGAGGTCGACGTCAAATGCTATCGCGCCCCCACTGATCGCTGA